The Nitratidesulfovibrio sp. SRB-5 genome includes a window with the following:
- a CDS encoding formate dehydrogenase accessory protein FdhE, with protein sequence MTFDFDRELQRLEGKLKALRSKEYIPDALLEIVARTAAIQLEARAAAQAGPLPELATPEAHAQGAPLLPRDAFPYDRARTAATFGRLLAMMRAAGGSLGAAAEVVREAMEKGELAVEDACDAALRDDSAWFDAWALRLNDAPSLVRFLAMGSVVPSVEVLAQAVAAEQARRTGADQPGATPVVWQHGHCPVCGSAPLVGRLVGKEGALHHTCSFCRHEYRAKRLQCPFCLENESKNLEYFTADGEPGFQVHVCTSCKGYIKVADFREFDRISIPVLDDLESLALDIVARQQGYARPTASAWGF encoded by the coding sequence ATGACCTTCGATTTCGACCGTGAGCTGCAACGCCTTGAAGGCAAGCTGAAAGCCCTGCGCAGCAAGGAATACATCCCCGATGCCCTGCTGGAGATCGTGGCGCGCACCGCCGCCATCCAGTTGGAGGCCCGCGCCGCCGCACAGGCAGGCCCGCTGCCGGAACTGGCCACGCCCGAGGCCCACGCCCAGGGCGCGCCGCTGCTCCCGCGCGACGCCTTCCCCTACGACAGGGCGCGCACGGCGGCCACCTTCGGTCGCCTGCTGGCCATGATGCGCGCCGCCGGGGGCAGCCTTGGCGCCGCCGCCGAGGTGGTGCGCGAGGCCATGGAAAAGGGCGAGCTTGCCGTGGAGGACGCCTGCGACGCGGCCCTGCGCGACGATTCTGCCTGGTTCGACGCCTGGGCCCTGCGCCTGAACGATGCCCCCAGCCTGGTGCGCTTCCTGGCCATGGGCAGCGTTGTGCCTTCGGTGGAAGTGCTGGCCCAGGCGGTGGCGGCGGAACAGGCCCGCCGCACCGGCGCGGACCAGCCGGGCGCCACCCCGGTGGTCTGGCAGCACGGCCACTGTCCGGTGTGCGGCAGCGCGCCGCTGGTGGGCCGCCTGGTGGGCAAGGAAGGGGCGTTGCACCATACCTGCTCGTTCTGCCGCCACGAATACCGCGCCAAGCGGTTGCAGTGCCCGTTCTGCCTGGAGAACGAATCGAAGAATCTCGAATACTTCACCGCCGACGGCGAACCCGGCTTTCAGGTGCACGTCTGCACGTCGTGCAAGGGGTATATCAAGGTGGCGGACTTCCGCGAATTCGACCGCATCTCCATCCCGGTGTTGGACGACCTGGAGTCGCTGGCGCTGGACATCGTGGCGCGCCAGCAGGGTTACGCGCGGCCCACGGCGTCGGCCTGGGGGTTCTGA
- a CDS encoding formate dehydrogenase accessory sulfurtransferase FdhD: MAGRDATQLPAGAVPRQVSVRRYKDAAWGDMDDVLSREVPVRVEWGPEPSDAGAAGTMGIVAGSTRLWAWPHGLADLALGHVLLDRVHPAVTGSEPGAWGIRHAGTVTDMSRDAGDGDNLAFAVSLRAAPVAGVPQPPAPMRAAVLLAAMRAFMGEEGLWDGTGCFHRAGVYDPVQGRLLRRAEDIGRHNCIDRLAGWAAREGVDLAPRLLLVSARVTASLFAKARRAGFSFVVSRSAVTTASVDMATEQGVTLVGFARDREERFTVFADAGGRVLE; this comes from the coding sequence ATGGCCGGGCGCGACGCGACGCAACTGCCAGCAGGGGCCGTTCCGCGCCAGGTTTCCGTGCGCCGGTACAAGGACGCGGCCTGGGGCGACATGGACGATGTGTTGAGCCGTGAAGTGCCGGTGCGCGTTGAATGGGGGCCGGAACCCTCGGACGCGGGCGCGGCGGGCACAATGGGCATTGTCGCCGGGTCCACCCGGCTGTGGGCCTGGCCGCACGGCCTGGCCGACCTGGCCCTTGGCCACGTGCTGCTGGACCGGGTGCACCCCGCCGTGACCGGGAGCGAGCCGGGGGCCTGGGGCATCCGCCACGCGGGCACGGTGACCGACATGAGCCGGGACGCGGGCGATGGCGACAACCTTGCCTTTGCCGTGAGCCTGCGCGCCGCACCGGTCGCGGGCGTGCCGCAACCCCCCGCCCCCATGCGGGCCGCCGTCCTGCTGGCCGCCATGCGCGCCTTCATGGGCGAGGAAGGGCTGTGGGACGGCACCGGCTGCTTTCACCGCGCGGGCGTGTACGACCCCGTACAGGGCCGCCTGCTGCGCCGGGCCGAGGACATTGGCCGCCACAACTGCATCGACCGCCTGGCCGGATGGGCCGCACGCGAAGGGGTGGACCTGGCCCCCCGGCTGCTGCTGGTTTCCGCGCGGGTGACGGCCAGCCTGTTCGCCAAGGCGCGCCGGGCGGGGTTTTCGTTCGTCGTCAGCCGTTCCGCCGTGACCACTGCCTCGGTGGACATGGCCACGGAACAGGGCGTGACCCTGGTGGGCTTTGCGCGTGACCGCGAGGAACGCTTTACCGTGTTTGCCGATGCCGGGGGCAGGGTGCTGGAATGA
- a CDS encoding molybdenum cofactor guanylyltransferase encodes MVGVVLAGGLSTRLGQDKTRLHLHGESSPGLLARTAALLHSVTGEVWISCRGNRPCPVSETGVDGPYYRLNDEVEGMGPFGGVITALRVAQGPVLVLSCDLPFMERAVLERLLAQRAVRRPGTVMTTFRQVETGFIESLVAVYEFEALPLFRQALEDGERKLSRVVPPDLREHIPYAVREALPFFNINYPADLEMARRIIGAL; translated from the coding sequence ATTGTCGGCGTGGTGCTGGCGGGCGGGCTGTCCACCCGGCTGGGGCAGGACAAGACCCGGCTGCACCTGCACGGCGAATCCTCGCCGGGCCTGCTGGCCCGCACGGCGGCGCTGCTGCATTCTGTCACCGGCGAGGTCTGGATTTCCTGCCGGGGCAACCGCCCCTGCCCGGTATCCGAAACGGGCGTTGACGGCCCCTACTACCGCCTGAACGACGAGGTGGAGGGCATGGGGCCGTTCGGCGGGGTGATCACCGCCCTGCGCGTGGCGCAGGGGCCGGTGCTGGTGCTGTCGTGCGACCTGCCGTTCATGGAGCGGGCCGTGCTGGAGCGGCTGCTGGCCCAGCGGGCCGTGCGCAGGCCGGGCACGGTGATGACCACCTTCCGGCAGGTGGAGACCGGCTTCATCGAATCGCTGGTGGCCGTGTACGAGTTCGAGGCCCTGCCGCTGTTCCGGCAGGCGCTGGAGGACGGAGAACGCAAGCTGAGCCGGGTGGTGCCGCCGGACCTGCGCGAGCACATTCCCTACGCGGTGCGCGAAGCCCTGCCGTTCTTCAACATAAACTACCCCGCCGACCTCGAAATGGCCCGGCGGATCATCGGCGCGCTGTAG
- the moaA gene encoding GTP 3',8-cyclase MoaA: MTRTVVLARDGAAPEGDAGAADTAPDRATLTDTHGRKVRYLRLSVTDRCNLRCSYCWGCSEMRFIPHDDVLRYEEMARIVDVAVEEGVEKVRLTGGEPFVRKGLTGFLDMLHRRHPALDIRITTNGTLLAPHAAALRGLGVSTVNISLDTFRRDRFAATTGRDMLPQVLEGIHAALDAGLAVKINAVALKGVNDDELATFLDFARRNPVDVRFIEFMPMGGGTSWTEDQFWGAPDILSAAERLAELVPLAPGERRKGPAKLWGIAGGLGRFGLITPLSDHFCGDCNRLRVTPDGRLRTCLFSDREYRLRPLLRHAKLGMDAVRKVLRLANRRKPLGYQLLARVRAGQLAELRGAGQDLPNAPCEGGTAVANRRMSAIGG; this comes from the coding sequence ATGACCAGAACCGTCGTCCTTGCCAGAGATGGAGCCGCTCCCGAAGGGGATGCCGGGGCAGCGGACACCGCGCCCGACAGGGCCACCCTGACCGACACCCATGGCCGCAAGGTGCGCTACCTGCGCCTGTCCGTCACCGACCGCTGCAACCTGCGCTGCTCGTACTGTTGGGGCTGCTCCGAAATGCGCTTCATCCCCCACGACGACGTGCTGCGCTACGAGGAAATGGCGCGCATCGTCGACGTGGCCGTGGAAGAGGGCGTGGAAAAGGTGCGCCTGACCGGGGGCGAGCCCTTCGTGCGCAAGGGGCTGACCGGCTTTCTGGACATGCTGCACCGCCGCCATCCGGCGCTGGACATCCGCATCACCACCAACGGCACCCTGTTGGCCCCGCACGCCGCCGCACTGCGCGGCCTTGGCGTGAGCACGGTGAACATCTCGCTGGATACCTTCCGGCGCGACCGCTTTGCCGCCACCACCGGGCGCGACATGCTGCCCCAGGTGCTGGAAGGCATCCACGCCGCGCTGGACGCGGGCCTGGCCGTGAAGATCAACGCCGTGGCCCTGAAGGGCGTCAACGATGACGAACTGGCCACCTTCCTCGACTTCGCGCGCCGGAATCCCGTTGACGTGCGGTTCATCGAATTCATGCCCATGGGCGGCGGCACCAGCTGGACCGAAGACCAGTTCTGGGGCGCGCCGGACATCCTGTCGGCGGCGGAGCGACTGGCGGAACTCGTTCCCCTGGCCCCCGGCGAACGGCGCAAGGGCCCGGCCAAGCTGTGGGGCATTGCCGGGGGACTGGGCCGCTTCGGGCTCATCACGCCCCTGTCCGACCACTTCTGCGGCGACTGCAACCGCCTGCGCGTGACCCCCGACGGACGGCTGCGCACCTGCCTGTTCTCCGACCGCGAATACCGGCTGCGCCCGTTGCTGCGCCATGCGAAACTGGGCATGGACGCGGTGCGCAAGGTGCTGCGCCTGGCCAATCGCCGCAAGCCCCTGGGCTACCAGTTGCTGGCCAGGGTGCGCGCGGGCCAGCTGGCCGAACTGCGGGGGGCGGGGCAGGATTTGCCCAACGCCCCGTGCGAGGGCGGCACCGCCGTGGCCAACCGCCGGATGAGCGCCATCGGCGGCTAG
- a CDS encoding carbon starvation protein A produces the protein MNALTLVFAALCVFAIAYRFYGLFLTRTVLGVKPGRPTPAVRMADGHDYVETNKYVLFGHHFAAIAAAGPLLGPVLAAQFGYLPGTLWILVGCVVAGAVHDTVVLFASVRHKGQSLAYIASKEIDKFTGSVASFAVLFILILTLAGLSIAVVNAMHDSAWGTFTVFATIPIALLMGVYLHVWRDGDVKGASIIGVVLLALAILAGPYVVEHPVLSSWFNMSRHTIALSIPVYGFAASVLPVWLLLCPRDYLSTYLKIGTIAALAVGIFWVHPTLQMEAITPFVNGGGPIIPGAVFPFLFITIACGALSGFHAIIATGTTPKMIGNERDLLFVGYGAMLTEGFVAIMALIAACVLVPADYFAINSAPAVYAKLGMTPVDLPHLAQAVGENIQGRPGGAVSLAVGMAHIFSSIPFMEHLMSYWYHFAIMFEAVFILTAVDTGTRVGRFFLQEMIGTVVPKFAEKRWMPGILITSALFTASWGYLVYTGDISTIWPLFGMSNQLLAAVGLLIGTTMIIRMNKAKYAWMTAIPGLSMVVITFWAGYLNVMNNYLPKGLYLLSSLAIIVMCLMAVVIVGTVKRWMQLLAIQKTVTDEDGEEVLQVVTE, from the coding sequence ATGAACGCTTTGACGCTCGTTTTCGCTGCACTATGCGTCTTCGCCATCGCCTATCGCTTCTACGGGCTTTTCCTGACCCGCACGGTCCTGGGGGTAAAACCCGGCAGGCCGACCCCGGCGGTACGCATGGCCGACGGACACGATTACGTGGAAACCAACAAATACGTGCTCTTCGGGCACCATTTTGCCGCCATCGCGGCGGCAGGGCCGCTGCTTGGCCCGGTGCTGGCCGCACAGTTCGGCTACCTGCCGGGCACCCTGTGGATCCTTGTGGGCTGCGTGGTGGCTGGCGCGGTGCATGACACCGTGGTGCTGTTCGCCTCGGTGCGCCACAAGGGCCAGAGCCTCGCCTACATCGCCTCCAAGGAAATCGACAAGTTCACCGGCTCGGTGGCCTCGTTCGCGGTGCTGTTCATCCTCATCCTGACCCTGGCGGGCCTGTCCATCGCCGTGGTCAACGCCATGCACGACAGCGCCTGGGGCACCTTCACCGTGTTCGCCACCATTCCCATCGCGCTGCTGATGGGCGTGTACCTGCACGTGTGGCGCGACGGCGACGTGAAGGGCGCCTCCATCATCGGCGTGGTGCTGCTGGCCCTGGCCATCCTGGCCGGCCCGTACGTGGTGGAACATCCGGTGCTGTCCTCGTGGTTCAACATGTCGCGCCACACCATCGCGCTGTCCATCCCGGTGTACGGCTTCGCCGCGTCGGTACTGCCGGTGTGGCTGCTGCTGTGCCCGCGCGACTACCTGTCCACCTACCTGAAGATCGGCACCATCGCGGCGCTGGCCGTGGGCATCTTCTGGGTGCATCCCACCCTGCAGATGGAAGCCATCACCCCGTTCGTGAACGGCGGCGGCCCCATCATCCCCGGCGCGGTGTTCCCGTTCCTGTTCATCACCATCGCCTGCGGCGCGCTGTCCGGCTTCCACGCCATCATCGCCACCGGCACCACCCCCAAGATGATCGGCAACGAACGCGACCTGCTCTTCGTGGGCTACGGCGCCATGCTCACCGAAGGCTTCGTGGCCATCATGGCCCTGATCGCCGCCTGCGTGCTGGTGCCCGCCGACTACTTCGCCATCAACTCCGCCCCGGCCGTGTACGCCAAGCTGGGCATGACCCCCGTGGACCTGCCCCACCTGGCCCAGGCCGTGGGCGAAAACATCCAGGGCCGTCCCGGCGGCGCGGTTTCGCTGGCCGTGGGCATGGCGCACATCTTCTCGTCCATCCCGTTCATGGAACACCTGATGTCGTACTGGTACCACTTCGCCATCATGTTCGAAGCGGTGTTCATCCTCACCGCCGTGGACACCGGCACCCGCGTGGGCCGTTTCTTCCTGCAGGAAATGATCGGCACTGTGGTTCCCAAGTTCGCAGAAAAGCGCTGGATGCCCGGCATCCTGATCACCAGCGCGCTGTTCACCGCGTCGTGGGGTTACCTGGTGTACACCGGTGACATCTCGACCATCTGGCCCCTGTTCGGCATGTCCAACCAGTTGCTGGCAGCCGTGGGCCTGCTGATCGGCACCACCATGATCATCCGCATGAACAAGGCCAAGTACGCGTGGATGACCGCCATCCCCGGCCTGTCCATGGTGGTCATCACCTTCTGGGCCGGCTACCTGAACGTGATGAACAACTACCTGCCCAAGGGCCTGTACCTGCTCTCCTCGCTGGCCATCATCGTCATGTGCCTGATGGCGGTGGTCATCGTGGGCACGGTGAAGCGCTGGATGCAGTTGCTGGCCATCCAGAAGACCGTGACCGACGAGGACGGCGAGGAAGTGCTCCAGGTGGTCACCGAATAG
- a CDS encoding LytS/YhcK type 5TM receptor domain-containing protein, which translates to MDPILSPHVPELFITLTQRFGLLLAGGFAIMTVAPLDKVGPGRSRPLWATALLVAMFGMFGILGTYTGNFVFQSFANLRAMGVITAGLFGGPVVGAGAGIIAAGHRYLIDVGGFSALPCGLATLSEGILAGLVAWRFPERRLDWATALTLGLIGETYHMGLVLWLAEPFTEAVELVRVISLPMILINAMGAALFVQALRMQLHFRDLRDSTQARQILSIANRTLSHLRSGLTRASAQATAEIILDETHVAAVALTGGDLVLAHVGAGDDHHMSGFQVRTMATRRVAETGEPLFVRDRDSIGCRQPGCPLTDAIIVPLRKGGQILGCLKLYGTKNRPLDQTRFELAKGLADLFSTQIELEEIGIKNQLIARAEIRRLQAQINPHFLFNSLNTVASFCRTAPGQARDLILDLARYMRRNLDSSRGAIRLSEELEQVRSYLVIEQARFGDRIRADIDLAPGTADWLIPPLLIQPLVENSVRHGILAREEGGLVRLSAHADGDHLLVTVEDDGAGMDDDTRNAILAPDASDLSPHMYVEARNEPPYEAQPGQTCSDTMVESLRDGIGARNCNQRLMQMYGPSYAMRIDSEPGRGTRISFRIPRQQLQ; encoded by the coding sequence ATGGACCCGATACTTTCCCCCCACGTACCGGAACTGTTCATTACCCTGACCCAGCGCTTCGGCCTGCTGCTGGCCGGGGGCTTCGCCATCATGACCGTCGCCCCGCTGGACAAGGTGGGGCCCGGGCGCTCGCGCCCGTTGTGGGCCACTGCCCTGCTGGTGGCCATGTTCGGCATGTTCGGCATCCTGGGCACCTACACCGGCAACTTCGTGTTCCAGTCCTTCGCCAACCTGCGGGCCATGGGCGTGATCACCGCCGGGCTGTTCGGCGGGCCGGTGGTGGGAGCAGGGGCGGGCATCATCGCCGCCGGGCACCGCTACCTCATCGACGTGGGCGGCTTCAGCGCGCTGCCGTGCGGCCTTGCCACCCTGAGCGAGGGGATACTGGCCGGTCTGGTGGCGTGGCGCTTTCCGGAACGGCGGCTGGACTGGGCCACGGCCCTGACCCTGGGCCTGATCGGCGAGACCTACCACATGGGCCTCGTGCTGTGGCTGGCCGAACCGTTCACCGAGGCCGTGGAACTGGTGCGGGTAATCAGCCTGCCCATGATCCTCATCAACGCCATGGGCGCGGCGCTGTTCGTGCAGGCCCTGCGCATGCAACTGCACTTCCGCGACCTGCGCGACTCCACCCAGGCCCGGCAGATCCTGTCCATCGCCAACCGGACCCTGTCTCACCTGCGCTCGGGCCTGACGCGCGCATCCGCCCAGGCCACGGCGGAAATCATCCTGGACGAGACCCACGTGGCCGCCGTGGCCCTGACCGGGGGCGATCTGGTGCTGGCCCACGTGGGCGCCGGTGACGATCACCACATGTCCGGATTTCAGGTACGCACCATGGCCACACGGCGGGTGGCGGAAACGGGCGAGCCGCTGTTCGTGCGCGACCGCGATTCCATCGGCTGCCGCCAGCCCGGCTGCCCGCTGACGGACGCCATCATCGTGCCACTGCGCAAGGGTGGCCAGATTCTGGGGTGCCTGAAGCTGTACGGAACCAAGAACCGCCCGCTGGACCAGACCCGCTTCGAACTGGCCAAGGGGCTGGCCGACCTGTTCTCCACCCAGATCGAACTGGAAGAGATCGGCATCAAGAACCAACTCATCGCCCGCGCCGAAATCCGGCGCCTGCAAGCCCAGATCAACCCGCACTTCCTGTTCAACTCGCTGAACACGGTGGCTTCGTTCTGCCGCACCGCGCCCGGCCAGGCCCGCGACCTGATCCTGGACCTTGCCCGGTACATGCGCCGCAACCTCGATTCCAGCCGGGGGGCCATCCGCCTGTCCGAGGAACTGGAGCAGGTGCGCTCGTACCTGGTCATCGAGCAGGCCCGCTTCGGCGACCGCATTCGCGCCGACATCGACCTTGCCCCCGGCACCGCCGACTGGCTGATTCCCCCGCTGCTCATCCAGCCGCTGGTGGAAAACAGCGTGCGCCACGGCATCCTGGCCCGCGAGGAAGGCGGGCTGGTGCGCCTTTCGGCCCATGCGGACGGCGACCACCTGCTGGTGACCGTGGAGGACGACGGCGCGGGCATGGACGACGACACCCGCAACGCCATCCTGGCCCCGGACGCCAGCGACCTTTCGCCCCACATGTACGTCGAAGCCCGCAACGAGCCGCCGTACGAGGCCCAGCCCGGGCAGACCTGCTCCGACACCATGGTCGAAAGCCTGCGTGACGGGATAGGCGCGCGCAACTGCAACCAGCGGCTGATGCAGATGTACGGCCCTTCGTACGCCATGCGCATAGACAGCGAGCCGGGCAGGGGCACGCGCATCTCGTTCCGCATTCCGCGCCAGCAGTTGCAGTAG
- a CDS encoding LytR/AlgR family response regulator transcription factor encodes MTIRALIVDDERPARDELAYLLSAYPDVEAAEAASASEALRKLAEERFDLVFQDIQMPGHDGFHVQREAQAQAQPGEAGPLFVFVTAFDEHAIRAFEENALDYLLKPVVPARLARCLDRVRGRLATDGTRPLQNAMATLLGALGHSKPVERLAIEQGGRISLIPTRDVVMIEAEEKRIVAVTDEGRLPCHNMNTLARAEERLAGLPFFRVNRAVLVNLERIAEFSPWINGKYHLVMNDPDRTEVTVSRNRARDFRARLGV; translated from the coding sequence ATGACCATCCGCGCCCTCATTGTCGATGACGAACGCCCCGCCAGGGACGAACTGGCCTACCTGCTCTCGGCCTACCCGGACGTGGAGGCCGCCGAGGCGGCATCGGCCAGCGAGGCATTGCGCAAGCTGGCGGAAGAAAGGTTCGACCTGGTCTTCCAGGACATCCAGATGCCGGGGCACGACGGCTTCCACGTGCAGCGCGAGGCGCAGGCGCAGGCCCAGCCGGGCGAGGCCGGACCGCTGTTCGTCTTCGTCACCGCCTTCGACGAGCACGCCATTCGCGCCTTCGAGGAAAACGCCCTCGACTACCTGCTGAAGCCCGTGGTCCCGGCCCGGCTGGCCCGCTGCCTGGACCGGGTGCGTGGCCGCCTTGCCACCGACGGGACGCGGCCGTTGCAGAACGCCATGGCCACCCTGCTGGGCGCGCTGGGGCACTCCAAGCCGGTGGAACGCCTGGCCATCGAACAGGGCGGGCGCATCAGCCTCATCCCCACGCGCGACGTGGTGATGATAGAGGCCGAGGAAAAGCGCATCGTGGCCGTTACCGACGAAGGGCGCCTGCCCTGCCACAACATGAACACGCTGGCCAGGGCGGAAGAACGCCTGGCCGGGCTGCCGTTCTTTCGGGTGAACCGCGCCGTGCTGGTAAACCTGGAGCGCATTGCCGAATTTTCGCCGTGGATCAACGGCAAGTACCACCTGGTCATGAACGACCCGGACCGCACCGAGGTCACCGTCAGCCGCAACCGCGCGCGGGATTTTCGCGCCCGGCTGGGCGTCTAG
- a CDS encoding response regulator, with the protein MRILVIDDEVPTLKMFGLLLEALGHVPLAAESGEEGLIRFDRERPDVVLTDIKMPGIDGMDVLRALKEADPRSEVIVITGHGDTELAIEALHLDATDFINKPVRREALEHALARAEERIRLKRAKEEEIRLVAGPGVDLQAAAAARDAGPDAPDVTGVTDVTGVTDVANATETATDAAHDGAAVVRIRGTVNSPAEPVLRHVFEEALLTGAPTVVLDFEPSVSVNGAGIAVLAELVRHARGLGRAVRISGVSPNLSTVFDVVGIAHNATVEVAAMTE; encoded by the coding sequence ATGCGCATCCTGGTGATTGACGACGAGGTGCCCACCCTGAAGATGTTCGGCCTGCTGCTGGAAGCGCTGGGGCACGTGCCGCTGGCCGCGGAATCGGGCGAGGAGGGGTTGATCCGCTTCGACCGCGAACGCCCCGACGTGGTGCTGACCGACATCAAGATGCCCGGCATCGACGGCATGGACGTGCTGCGCGCCCTGAAGGAAGCCGACCCGCGCAGCGAGGTCATCGTCATCACCGGCCACGGCGACACGGAACTGGCCATCGAGGCGCTGCACCTGGACGCCACCGACTTCATCAACAAGCCGGTACGGCGCGAGGCGCTGGAACACGCCCTGGCCCGGGCCGAGGAACGCATCCGCCTGAAGCGCGCCAAGGAAGAGGAAATCCGTCTGGTGGCCGGGCCGGGCGTGGACTTGCAGGCTGCGGCTGCGGCACGCGATGCGGGGCCGGATGCCCCTGATGTCACGGGTGTCACGGATGTCACGGGTGTCACGGATGTCGCGAACGCGACGGAGACAGCAACCGACGCGGCCCACGACGGCGCCGCCGTGGTGCGCATACGCGGCACGGTGAACAGCCCGGCGGAACCGGTGCTGCGCCACGTGTTCGAAGAAGCGCTGCTGACCGGCGCGCCCACCGTGGTGCTGGATTTCGAACCGTCCGTTTCGGTGAACGGCGCGGGCATCGCCGTGCTGGCGGAACTGGTGCGCCACGCCCGAGGCCTGGGCCGCGCGGTGCGCATCAGCGGGGTGTCGCCCAACCTTTCCACCGTGTTCGACGTGGTGGGCATTGCCCACAACGCCACGGTGGAAGTGGCGGCGATGACGGAATAG
- a CDS encoding ATP-binding protein, with product MILRRFQRLGLQQKFFITILVVIMAISGTIALLARWILVSGLTAELELRGAAIAHSVAARGAGYILDNDEAQLVGLIFDEAQLRERHQFIAYIFVTDPQGTVLAHTFIKPFPEYLRMANPLPDGAAKSVELVDVMGVSAYDIAVPVKEGLYRIGDVHVGLSKDHMDSLVGKLRVTFLGFITAVVVITFFISHYLARYITAPVTRLTRISDDLSRGNFNTAVDLDVPDAGWDIHDCPAYSNTDLPCWHFDEQRRGPRQAPERLHSCPTCVFYRKRGGDEVIQLADSFRNMVWSIRLYRKRLQESEGKYRSLFDSGPDPIFVVDCTDLRILDANPRAVEMYGYTRAELNGLPLTALGGDVMRECSAVFDTVFDGGDAAGGCLNIPKAMQVRKDGSVFHVNLHACPISYRGRPAIIVSTTDISEMMDKDAQIIQAAKMKSLGEMSAGVAHELNQPLNAIRMGSDFLSLVIEQGLPVPQSRLHEVARDICTQVDRATEIINTLRSFGRKADTVIEPLDINRPTRAVLPLVERQFLLQNVEVKLDLAEGLPPVRAHENRLQQVFFNLVTNARDAILDRARKDGGLRGVITIATRAEADGNAVVATVSDNGAGIPEALREQIFQPFFTTKVTGQGMGLGLSIVYGIVRDYGGDIRIESTEGKGTAFHVRLPAHRDTPPHGGKKDDSHAHPGD from the coding sequence ATGATCCTGCGCCGCTTCCAGCGCCTGGGGCTGCAACAGAAGTTCTTCATCACCATTCTGGTGGTCATCATGGCCATCAGCGGCACCATCGCCCTGCTGGCCCGGTGGATTCTGGTATCCGGCCTGACGGCGGAACTGGAACTGCGCGGCGCGGCCATTGCCCACAGCGTGGCGGCGCGCGGGGCGGGCTACATACTGGACAACGACGAGGCCCAGCTGGTGGGGCTCATCTTCGACGAGGCCCAGCTGCGCGAACGGCACCAGTTCATCGCCTACATCTTCGTCACCGACCCCCAGGGCACCGTGCTGGCCCACACCTTCATCAAGCCGTTTCCGGAATACCTGCGCATGGCCAACCCCCTGCCCGACGGCGCGGCCAAAAGCGTGGAACTGGTGGACGTGATGGGCGTGTCGGCCTACGACATCGCCGTGCCGGTGAAGGAGGGGCTGTACCGCATCGGCGACGTGCACGTGGGCCTCAGCAAGGACCACATGGACAGCCTGGTGGGCAAGCTGCGGGTGACCTTTCTGGGCTTCATCACCGCCGTGGTGGTGATAACCTTCTTCATCAGCCACTACCTCGCCCGGTACATCACCGCGCCGGTCACGCGGCTGACGCGCATTTCCGACGATCTTTCGCGCGGCAACTTCAATACCGCCGTGGACCTCGACGTGCCCGACGCGGGCTGGGACATCCACGACTGCCCCGCCTACAGCAACACCGACCTGCCTTGCTGGCACTTCGACGAGCAGCGGCGTGGCCCGCGCCAGGCGCCGGAAAGGCTGCACAGCTGCCCCACCTGCGTGTTCTACCGCAAGCGCGGCGGCGACGAGGTGATCCAGCTGGCCGACTCGTTCCGCAACATGGTGTGGTCCATCCGGCTGTACCGCAAGCGGTTGCAGGAATCGGAGGGCAAGTACCGCTCGCTGTTCGACAGCGGGCCGGACCCCATTTTCGTGGTGGACTGCACCGACCTGCGCATTCTGGACGCCAACCCGCGCGCCGTGGAAATGTACGGCTACACCCGCGCAGAGCTGAACGGCCTGCCGCTCACCGCGCTGGGCGGCGACGTGATGCGCGAATGCAGCGCCGTGTTCGACACCGTGTTCGATGGCGGCGACGCGGCGGGCGGCTGCCTGAACATTCCCAAGGCCATGCAGGTGCGCAAGGACGGCAGCGTGTTCCACGTCAACCTGCACGCCTGCCCCATCAGCTATCGCGGGCGGCCCGCCATCATCGTGTCCACCACCGACATCTCCGAAATGATGGACAAGGACGCCCAGATCATCCAGGCGGCCAAGATGAAGTCGCTGGGCGAAATGTCCGCCGGGGTGGCCCACGAACTGAACCAGCCGCTCAACGCCATCCGCATGGGCAGCGACTTTCTGTCGCTGGTCATCGAGCAGGGGCTGCCGGTGCCGCAATCGCGCCTGCACGAGGTGGCGCGCGACATCTGCACCCAGGTGGACCGCGCCACGGAAATCATCAACACCCTGCGTTCGTTCGGTCGCAAGGCAGATACGGTCATCGAGCCGCTGGACATCAACCGGCCCACCCGCGCCGTGCTGCCGCTGGTGGAGCGCCAGTTCCTGCTCCAGAACGTGGAGGTGAAGCTGGACCTGGCCGAGGGGCTGCCCCCGGTGCGCGCCCACGAGAACCGCTTGCAGCAGGTGTTCTTCAACCTGGTGACCAACGCCCGCGACGCCATCCTGGACCGCGCCCGCAAGGATGGCGGACTGCGCGGGGTGATAACCATCGCCACCCGGGCCGAGGCCGACGGCAACGCCGTGGTGGCCACCGTGTCCGACAACGGCGCGGGCATTCCAGAGGCGCTGCGCGAGCAGATTTTCCAGCCGTTCTTCACCACCAAGGTCACGGGCCAGGGCATGGGCCTTGGGCTGTCCATCGTGTACGGCATCGTGCGCGACTACGGCGGCGACATCCGCATCGAAAGTACGGAGGGCAAGGGCACCGCGTTCCACGTGCGCCTGCCCGCCCACCGCGATACCCCGCCCCACGGCGGCAAAAAGGACGACAGCCATGCGCATCCTGGTGATTGA